In Saccharomyces eubayanus strain FM1318 chromosome XV, whole genome shotgun sequence, a single window of DNA contains:
- the MPD2 gene encoding protein disulfide isomerase MPD2, translated as MKLSSFLTSALSICSFAVPALAYSDDVIMVKSIEQYYETCNRNDSYTMIKYYTSWCQHCKTLAPVYEELGELFTKNANEDDIPINFLEVNCEFFGPTLCTDLPGFPIIEFIKPRTKSLNLPQIDQSSMKFYERLWYRIKKWXHDPKWQLDPSRVVRFEGSRNLKSLTNFIDGVRSKDSERRLIEQIFDDSKDCGDELRSQQSLCKAGKEYYSATLSELYEDMDGLRKERLRLERLVKQNMDDPSEDTKDKLKTIRLQLSLLSHTEDQLRSTTEHDEL; from the coding sequence atgaaattgagCAGTTTTTTAACTTCTGCCTTGTCGATATGCAGTTTTGCCGTACCGGCGCTAGCGTACAGTGATGATGTCATAATGGTCAAGTCGATTGAGCAGTACTACGAAACGTGCAATAGAAATGATTCATACACTATGATTAAATATTACACTTCGTGGTGCCAACATTGTAAGACATTAGCTCCAGTGTACGAAGAACTTGGCGAGCTATTCACCAAAAATgccaatgaagatgacatTCCAATTAATTTCCTCGAAGTCAACTGTGAATTTTTTGGGCCAACATTATGCACTGACTTGCCTGGATTCCCTATCATTGAATTTATTAAACCACGTACAAAGTCATTAAACCTTCCTCAGATTGACCAGTCTTCTATGAAGTTCTATGAAAGATTGTGGTACAGGATTAAGAAGTGGTTMCACGATCCCAAATGGCAACTGGATCCATCTAGGGTTGTTCGATTTGAAGGAAGTAGGAATCTAAAGAGTCTAACTAACTTCATCGATGGAGTGAGAAGTAAAGATTCAGAGAGAAGACTGattgaacaaatttttgatgattCCAAAGATTGCGGCGATGAATTACGTTCTCAACAGTCACTATGCAAAGCCGGTAAAGAATACTATTCGGCAACCCTATCTGAACTATACGAAGATATGGATGGATTAAGAAAGGAACGATTGAGGTTAGAAAGACTGGTCAAGCAAAATATGGATGACCCAAGCGAAGACACCAAAGACAAGCTAAAAACCATCCGCCTGCAATTGAGCCTCTTGTCACACACAGAAGATCAGTTGCGGTCTACAACTGAACATGATGAGCTTTGA